From one Micrococcales bacterium genomic stretch:
- a CDS encoding NeuD/PglB/VioB family sugar acetyltransferase, which produces MTSTDVVVVGASGHGRETIGLIEAVSGATSGRYRVVGVVDDYPSPANRQRLDRLGVPLLGSIDQWLAAGWGDVFALGLGFPQTRRRVVARLEGLEPCGSLIHPAAIVSPDFRMGLGLMARAGVVITTNVRVGDYVDLNIRSSLNHDVRVGDFAAINPGAIVAGEVSIGDGVMVGAGAVVLQGRSIGAGAVVGAAACVTRDVVAGATVKGVPAR; this is translated from the coding sequence ATGACCTCAACTGATGTGGTCGTGGTCGGAGCCTCTGGGCACGGGCGCGAGACGATCGGCCTGATTGAGGCCGTCAGCGGCGCGACATCTGGCCGGTATCGCGTAGTCGGAGTGGTTGATGACTACCCATCGCCCGCCAACCGGCAACGACTAGACAGACTTGGTGTGCCCCTGCTTGGCAGCATTGATCAATGGTTAGCGGCCGGTTGGGGCGACGTCTTTGCCTTGGGACTCGGTTTTCCCCAGACCCGTCGCCGGGTTGTTGCCCGGCTAGAGGGGCTCGAGCCTTGCGGCTCGCTGATTCATCCCGCTGCCATAGTTAGCCCTGATTTTCGGATGGGTCTGGGGCTGATGGCGCGGGCAGGTGTTGTCATCACCACCAACGTTCGTGTCGGCGACTATGTCGACCTCAATATCCGTTCGTCGCTAAACCACGACGTTCGTGTAGGTGACTTTGCGGCGATCAACCCAGGCGCCATAGTGGCCGGCGAGGTCAGTATTGGTGATGGGGTCATGGTCGGAGCCGGAGCCGTGGTGTTGCAAGGACGGTCAATTGGCGCCGGTGCGGTTGTCGGGGCCGCTGCCTGTGTTACAAGGGATGTTGTGGCGGGGGCCACTGTCAAAGGGGTACCGGCTAGGTGA
- a CDS encoding sugar transferase: MAGLVLLLSAPIQGVVALVVWRDLGRPIIFRQTRPGKDCKPFGLIKFRTMKHKAGELSNDADRLTPAGRFLRETSLDELPELWNVLRGDMSLVGPRPLLMQYLGRYSPVQARRHEVRPGLTGLAQVMGRNDASWDKRLRLDVEYVEKRCWRLDLWIIAMTFRALVRREGITARGHATMPEFTGVES; this comes from the coding sequence GTGGCAGGGCTGGTCCTACTGCTCTCGGCCCCAATCCAAGGGGTAGTTGCTCTGGTGGTGTGGCGAGATCTGGGCCGGCCTATCATCTTCAGGCAGACGCGCCCAGGCAAAGACTGCAAGCCGTTTGGCCTGATCAAGTTCCGCACCATGAAACACAAGGCAGGGGAGCTATCGAACGACGCCGACCGGCTGACCCCGGCCGGACGATTCCTGCGGGAAACCTCACTCGACGAACTGCCTGAGCTTTGGAATGTCTTGCGTGGAGACATGAGCCTGGTTGGACCAAGGCCGCTTCTGATGCAATACCTGGGGCGCTATTCACCTGTCCAGGCTCGTCGGCACGAGGTTCGCCCCGGCCTGACCGGTCTGGCCCAAGTGATGGGCCGGAACGATGCGAGTTGGGACAAGCGGTTGAGGCTGGATGTCGAGTACGTTGAGAAACGCTGTTGGCGATTGGATCTGTGGATCATTGCGATGACCTTCAGGGCCTTGGTCCGTAGGGAAGGGATCACCGCCCGCGGACACGCCACCATGCCGGAATTCACTGGGGTTGAGTCATGA
- a CDS encoding aminotransferase class I/II-fold pyridoxal phosphate-dependent enzyme: protein MPLRQDRIYLSPPDVGAAEREAVVRAVDSGWIAPLGPEVDAFEAELAEFSQRGQTVALSSGTAALHLGLLLLGVEPGDVVVTSTLTFAATAFAIDYVQARGVFVDCDSTGNMDPDLLRAALEQLERDGDLPKAIIPVDLLGKIAAQERISAVAAAFDIPILSDAAESLGAVRLGQPAASHGTMAVLSFNGNKIVTTSGGGALLSDNPDLAARARHLSNQARQPLPWYEHKEIGYNYRMSNVLAALGRAQLSRLPQMMARRHQHRLAYQALFSRIPGVEIFGEPSGSIDDETHDNWWLTTVLVDPNEAGFAAEDLRQALEAESIEARRMWQPMHRQPVFARALAFLNGTADSFYQQGLSLPSGSGLTPVQFDQVCDAIERFAGSVTGPGAGGDR, encoded by the coding sequence GTGCCCCTGAGACAGGACCGGATCTACTTATCCCCACCTGACGTTGGGGCAGCTGAACGCGAAGCTGTCGTCAGGGCAGTGGATTCCGGCTGGATCGCGCCGCTTGGCCCGGAGGTTGACGCCTTTGAGGCCGAGCTGGCCGAGTTTAGCCAGCGGGGCCAGACAGTGGCTCTGTCCTCGGGGACTGCGGCCCTGCATTTGGGCCTCCTGCTGCTGGGCGTCGAACCTGGGGATGTCGTGGTGACCAGCACGCTGACCTTCGCAGCCACAGCCTTTGCCATCGACTATGTTCAGGCCAGGGGGGTGTTTGTCGACTGCGACTCGACGGGCAACATGGACCCGGATTTGTTGCGGGCAGCCCTTGAGCAGCTGGAGCGAGACGGTGATTTGCCAAAGGCGATCATCCCGGTTGATCTCCTTGGGAAGATCGCGGCGCAGGAACGAATCAGTGCGGTGGCCGCCGCCTTCGACATCCCAATCCTGTCTGATGCGGCCGAGTCGTTAGGTGCGGTTCGGTTGGGTCAACCGGCCGCCTCACACGGAACGATGGCTGTTTTGTCGTTCAACGGCAACAAGATTGTGACAACCTCCGGCGGCGGTGCGCTGCTGAGCGACAACCCGGACTTGGCCGCTAGAGCCCGGCACCTGTCGAATCAGGCGAGACAACCCCTGCCTTGGTACGAGCACAAGGAGATCGGCTACAACTATCGAATGTCAAACGTCTTAGCGGCACTTGGCCGGGCCCAGTTGTCCCGTTTACCTCAAATGATGGCCCGCCGGCACCAACACAGACTGGCCTACCAGGCCCTGTTTTCCAGGATCCCGGGAGTGGAGATCTTCGGCGAACCATCAGGGTCAATTGACGATGAGACCCATGACAACTGGTGGCTGACAACGGTGTTAGTCGATCCAAACGAGGCAGGGTTCGCGGCGGAGGACCTGCGCCAGGCTCTAGAGGCGGAGTCGATTGAGGCCCGGCGAATGTGGCAGCCAATGCACCGTCAACCGGTCTTTGCCAGGGCTTTGGCCTTTCTGAACGGAACGGCGGATTCGTTCTACCAACAAGGGTTGTCGCTGCCAAGCGGATCGGGGCTGACGCCAGTTCAATTCGATCAAGTATGTGACGCGATTGAGCGTTTCGCAGGTAGCGTGACTGGTCCGGGGGCGGGAGGGGACCGGTGA
- the lysA gene encoding diaminopimelate decarboxylase, with protein MASHEAGALHAQVRAPAWLPLPDDVNDLLQPIWPSTVVKDTEGLMHIGGLAVTAIAAQVGTPVYVIDEADFRTRAKSFVQAFDQAFASLAGAEVSYAGKALLTVGIACWVAQDGLNIDVCSEGEWQIARLGGIDAKRITFHGNVKTDHAIEVALSQGVGRVVLDSLHEVDQVGAIAARLGVKAPVMLRCSVGVEAHTHEYIATSHEDQKFGLALADGTAFEAARRVLLRPELELLGVHSHIGSQIFDTEAYALTIGRFAAFAARVKRDLGHSWSELGLGGGFGVAYTCGHDPLPPGDIAQAMAQQVERACRDYDLPLPRVSVEPGRAIAAPSGISLYTVGVVKDVTLDGGLSRLYVAVDGGMSDNVRTALYGADYSATLASRRSPAGPRLARIVGKHCESGDILVKDEYMPADVTVGDLVAVPVTGAYCRSLASNYNQAGRPPVVAVKDGQLQTLLRRETIDDLLALDQDA; from the coding sequence ATGGCCAGCCATGAGGCCGGAGCGCTGCACGCCCAGGTTAGGGCGCCGGCTTGGTTGCCCTTGCCCGATGACGTAAACGACCTTCTCCAGCCGATCTGGCCTTCGACTGTGGTCAAGGACACCGAAGGTTTGATGCATATTGGTGGCCTGGCTGTCACCGCAATTGCGGCCCAGGTTGGCACGCCGGTCTACGTCATCGACGAGGCTGATTTCAGGACCCGGGCCAAGAGCTTTGTCCAAGCTTTCGACCAGGCCTTCGCGTCCCTAGCCGGGGCCGAGGTGTCATATGCCGGTAAGGCCTTGCTGACCGTCGGCATTGCCTGCTGGGTCGCCCAAGACGGCCTGAACATTGATGTCTGCTCGGAAGGAGAGTGGCAAATCGCCCGCCTGGGCGGGATTGACGCCAAGCGGATCACTTTCCACGGAAATGTCAAAACTGACCACGCCATTGAGGTAGCACTAAGTCAGGGTGTGGGCCGGGTCGTGCTCGATTCGCTGCACGAGGTCGACCAGGTCGGAGCCATCGCGGCCCGCCTGGGCGTCAAAGCGCCGGTCATGTTGCGCTGTTCGGTCGGGGTTGAGGCCCATACCCACGAGTACATCGCCACCTCGCATGAAGACCAGAAGTTTGGCCTGGCCTTGGCAGACGGTACTGCCTTCGAGGCGGCTCGACGGGTGCTGCTTCGCCCCGAACTGGAACTGCTTGGTGTGCACAGCCACATCGGCTCGCAGATCTTTGACACCGAGGCCTATGCCCTGACGATTGGCCGTTTTGCTGCCTTTGCCGCCCGGGTCAAACGCGACCTTGGCCACAGCTGGAGCGAGCTGGGATTAGGCGGCGGTTTTGGCGTGGCTTATACCTGCGGCCACGACCCGCTGCCGCCTGGCGACATCGCCCAAGCCATGGCCCAGCAAGTTGAGCGGGCCTGCCGGGATTACGACTTGCCGCTGCCCCGCGTCAGTGTCGAACCCGGCCGAGCCATCGCCGCGCCATCGGGCATAAGCCTGTACACAGTTGGCGTGGTCAAGGACGTCACCCTTGATGGCGGCCTGTCGCGGCTTTATGTGGCAGTTGACGGCGGCATGAGCGACAACGTCAGGACGGCGCTGTACGGGGCGGACTATTCCGCCACTTTGGCCTCAAGGCGGTCCCCGGCCGGCCCGCGCTTGGCCCGCATTGTGGGCAAGCACTGCGAATCTGGCGACATCCTGGTCAAGGATGAATACATGCCGGCCGATGTCACCGTCGGTGACCTGGTAGCCGTGCCGGTGACCGGGGCGTATTGCCGGTCGCTGGCGTCTAACTACAACCAGGCCGGCCGCCCACCAGTGGTGGCGGTCAAAGACGGCCAACTGCAAACCTTGCTGCGCCGCGAGACCATTGATGACCTGCTAGCCCTAGACCAAGACGCCTAG